The Paenibacillus sp. YPG26 genome includes a window with the following:
- a CDS encoding DinB family protein: MNIKKTSVIVQDLKQLTSHYLENVERLSLQQLQQVPSEGGWSLGQMYMHLIGTALHMQLKNAERCLSGNGDPFEEPAKTEAGTKIFELGGFPPVRVQVPPSPQYTPAQPESKEQLVAGLHQAAAKMEELEARVNESAEEHRAVHPRLGALTALEWFALTEMHYRHHLLQEERLLQALGA, translated from the coding sequence ATGAATATAAAGAAGACATCAGTCATCGTGCAGGATTTGAAGCAGCTAACAAGCCACTATCTGGAGAATGTTGAGCGTCTCAGTCTGCAGCAGCTTCAGCAGGTACCGTCAGAAGGCGGATGGTCACTGGGGCAGATGTATATGCACCTGATCGGGACCGCTCTGCATATGCAGCTGAAGAATGCGGAGCGTTGTCTATCGGGAAATGGGGACCCATTCGAGGAGCCAGCCAAAACGGAGGCAGGAACCAAGATCTTTGAACTCGGGGGCTTCCCGCCTGTCAGAGTCCAGGTCCCTCCTTCCCCTCAGTATACGCCTGCTCAGCCGGAGAGCAAGGAGCAGCTCGTCGCGGGCCTTCACCAGGCAGCGGCGAAGATGGAAGAGCTTGAGGCCCGGGTAAATGAATCTGCGGAGGAGCATAGAGCGGTGCATCCAAGGCTGGGGGCTCTGACCGCGCTGGAGTGGTTCGCTCTCACCGAGATGCATTATCGGCATCATCTGCTTCAGGAGGAGCGATTGCTGCAAGCGCTGGGTGCTTGA
- the pepT gene encoding peptidase T, protein MKDEIIERFTSYVKVDTQSNEDHESCPSTPGQLTLAHMLVEELKSIGMAEVTIDENGYVMATLPSNTGKKVPVIGFLAHVDTATDFTGAGVNPQIRDHYDGGDILLNDQLNVVLSPKEYPQLSNYIGHTLITTDGTTLLGADDKAGIAEIMTAMAYLIQHPEIKHGTIRVAFTPDEEIGRGPHRFDVGAFNATYAYTMDGGPLGELEYESFNAAAAKVTFKGNNIHPGTAKGKMINSAKIAMEFNRRLPASEAPEFTEGYEGFYHLLSIHGDVESTTLSYIIRDFDRVKFEERKAMIQMLVEEFRQTYGIDGVLLDMNDQYYNMRERIEPVKEVVDIAYQAMMNLGIQPDVKPIRGGTDGSQLSYMGLPTPNIFTGGENYHGKFEFVSVDNMIQAVKVIVEIAQLFEQKEA, encoded by the coding sequence ATGAAAGACGAGATTATTGAACGGTTCACCTCCTATGTGAAAGTAGATACTCAATCAAATGAGGACCATGAGTCCTGCCCGTCCACGCCTGGACAGCTGACTCTCGCCCATATGCTGGTTGAAGAGCTGAAATCCATCGGCATGGCCGAAGTAACTATAGATGAGAATGGTTATGTTATGGCCACTCTTCCGTCCAACACCGGGAAGAAGGTACCCGTCATCGGGTTCCTGGCTCATGTGGACACCGCCACTGACTTCACGGGAGCAGGCGTGAATCCGCAGATCAGAGACCATTATGACGGCGGAGATATCCTCCTGAACGATCAGCTGAATGTGGTCCTCTCTCCGAAGGAATACCCCCAGCTGTCCAATTACATCGGACATACCCTGATTACCACGGATGGAACTACCCTGCTCGGAGCCGATGACAAAGCCGGGATTGCGGAGATTATGACCGCGATGGCATATCTGATTCAGCATCCGGAGATTAAGCATGGAACGATCCGGGTGGCTTTTACCCCTGATGAAGAGATTGGACGGGGCCCTCACCGCTTCGATGTCGGCGCCTTTAACGCGACCTATGCCTATACCATGGATGGCGGCCCGCTGGGGGAGCTGGAGTATGAGAGCTTTAATGCGGCGGCGGCCAAGGTTACCTTCAAAGGCAACAACATTCACCCGGGTACCGCCAAAGGGAAGATGATCAACTCTGCCAAAATCGCGATGGAGTTCAACCGCCGGCTGCCTGCCAGCGAAGCGCCCGAGTTCACGGAGGGCTACGAAGGCTTTTACCACCTGCTGTCCATACATGGCGACGTGGAATCCACAACCTTGTCCTACATCATTCGCGACTTTGACCGCGTGAAGTTCGAGGAGCGCAAAGCGATGATTCAGATGCTGGTGGAGGAATTCCGCCAGACGTATGGGATTGATGGCGTTCTGCTGGACATGAACGACCAGTACTACAATATGAGAGAGAGAATCGAGCCTGTCAAAGAGGTGGTCGACATAGCCTATCAAGCTATGATGAATCTCGGCATCCAGCCGGATGTCAAGCCGATCCGGGGCGGAACCGACGGTTCCCAGCTGTCCTATATGGGTCTGCCTACCCCGAATATATTCACAGGCGGAGAGAATTATCATGGCAAGTTCGAGTTCGTCTCGGTTGACAATATGATCCAGGCTGTTAAGGTGATCGTTGAGATTGCACAGCTCTTTGAGCAAAAGGAAGCCTAG
- a CDS encoding YafY family protein, with product MNRTDRLLAIVLTLQSRKSLRAEDLAAEFETSVRTIYRDMQALSEAGVPVVGAPGTGYSLMEGYFLPPVSFTSEEAVALLIGTDFIGRYFDDRYGSCAETSRRKIEAILPENIRTEAGKVRATIRLLSESREDATGEYASLGKLRLAVLQQRKVRLRYIRIAPGTHGEQRSDRIVLPYGLMLVQGKWMLLGYCELRREIRHFRVSRITDLTLLDEKFHLPDDFDLQAYSPPDDRNQVVIVQASLAIADHLKDTGNFYLDRIEEQEDRLLLTLRVRKPEDVLSWIMSYGANMNVLEPAVLRERVREEAKKILEHY from the coding sequence GTGAACAGAACAGATCGCCTGTTAGCCATTGTGCTTACACTTCAGTCCAGAAAAAGCCTGCGGGCAGAAGATCTGGCCGCTGAATTTGAGACGAGCGTCCGGACGATCTACCGGGATATGCAGGCGCTTAGTGAGGCAGGAGTGCCCGTAGTCGGCGCGCCGGGCACGGGCTATTCGCTGATGGAGGGGTATTTCCTGCCTCCAGTGAGCTTCACGTCCGAGGAGGCGGTAGCTCTCCTCATCGGAACAGATTTCATAGGACGGTACTTCGATGATAGATATGGCAGTTGTGCTGAGACTTCACGAAGAAAGATTGAGGCTATTCTCCCGGAGAATATACGTACTGAAGCCGGGAAGGTAAGAGCAACGATTCGGCTGCTCTCGGAATCCCGGGAGGATGCGACCGGGGAATATGCGTCACTTGGGAAGCTCCGTCTCGCTGTTCTGCAGCAGCGGAAGGTTCGCCTCCGATATATCCGCATAGCTCCAGGAACCCACGGTGAACAGCGGAGCGACCGGATTGTCTTGCCTTACGGGCTGATGCTGGTTCAAGGCAAGTGGATGCTGCTTGGCTATTGTGAGCTCAGGCGTGAGATCCGGCACTTCAGAGTCTCCCGGATTACAGATCTGACCCTGCTGGACGAGAAGTTCCATCTGCCGGATGACTTTGATCTTCAGGCTTACTCGCCTCCCGATGACCGGAATCAGGTGGTTATCGTGCAGGCCAGCCTCGCGATTGCGGATCATCTCAAGGATACCGGCAATTTCTATCTGGACCGTATAGAGGAGCAGGAGGATCGGCTGCTCCTGACTCTGCGCGTACGAAAGCCGGAGGATGTCCTCTCCTGGATTATGAGTTATGGAGCGAACATGAACGTGTTGGAGCCGGCAGTGCTGAGAGAGCGTGTCCGCGAGGAAGCTAAGAAGATACTGGAACACTACTGA
- a CDS encoding LLM class flavin-dependent oxidoreductase, with amino-acid sequence MPIEQQDSSSPQDSVRLSILDLAPITATGTPADSFRHSLDLAQHAEKWGYHRYWLAEHHNMPGIASSATSLVISHVAAGTKTIRVGSGGIMLPNHAPLVIAEQFGTLESLYPGRIDLGLGRAPGSDQPASRALRRGAASDGQDFPERLAELRAYFNPALGSGTGLVRAIPGEGMNIPIWLLGSSGFSAQLAGQLGLPFAFASHFAPDYLLPALDLYRRNFQPSEHLSEPYVMVGLNAIAADTEREAHFLATSQQQQFLNLIRGRTGPLNPPVEDMEQLWSSHEKAIIQDKLRYTVVGTRETIRTRLDRIIQETGANELIVAAQVYEHTARLRSFELVAEAMQLKEV; translated from the coding sequence ATGCCTATAGAACAACAAGACTCTTCTTCACCCCAGGATAGCGTCCGCTTATCCATACTGGATCTGGCCCCCATTACGGCTACGGGAACGCCAGCGGATTCATTCCGTCATTCATTAGATCTTGCGCAGCATGCCGAGAAGTGGGGCTACCACCGCTACTGGCTCGCTGAACATCACAATATGCCGGGTATAGCCAGCTCTGCCACATCCTTGGTCATCAGCCATGTTGCGGCTGGCACGAAGACGATTCGTGTCGGATCAGGCGGCATTATGCTGCCGAACCATGCGCCGCTCGTGATTGCCGAGCAATTCGGCACACTCGAGTCGCTGTATCCCGGCCGGATTGATCTTGGCCTGGGGAGAGCGCCAGGGTCCGACCAGCCGGCTTCCCGCGCCCTGCGGCGCGGCGCCGCGAGCGATGGCCAGGACTTCCCGGAACGTCTGGCCGAGCTGCGGGCTTACTTCAACCCAGCCTTGGGCTCAGGCACGGGCCTCGTTCGGGCCATACCCGGCGAAGGAATGAATATTCCGATCTGGCTTCTTGGCTCCAGCGGATTCAGCGCACAGCTTGCGGGACAGCTCGGTCTGCCGTTTGCTTTTGCCAGCCACTTCGCCCCGGATTATCTGCTGCCTGCCCTGGATCTCTACCGCAGGAACTTCCAGCCATCAGAGCATCTAAGTGAGCCCTATGTCATGGTGGGTCTGAATGCGATAGCCGCCGACACGGAGCGGGAAGCCCACTTCCTGGCTACATCACAGCAGCAGCAGTTCCTTAATCTGATCCGCGGCCGCACCGGCCCGCTGAATCCGCCGGTAGAAGACATGGAACAGCTGTGGAGCTCCCATGAGAAGGCGATCATCCAGGACAAGCTCCGCTATACCGTAGTAGGTACAAGAGAGACCATCCGTACCCGTCTGGACCGCATTATTCAGGAGACTGGAGCGAATGAGCTCATTGTGGCTGCTCAAGTATACGAGCATACAGCCCGGCTCAGATCCTTCGAGCTTGTTGCAGAAGCGATGCAGTTGAAAGAAGTGTAA
- a CDS encoding GGDEF domain-containing protein, translated as MTTVFISIVIGNLFTVILVSAYRHKHMKDIAVNWFFVSRCLQSLAWGTLIFRNFLPGGVSIPLMNSILFVGSAFEAIALLLVQGAFSRRVKKFYFWLTLLYIVGFTGIYYFYNHENVRIVYASLCTSALIVYPAYGMITKRSASTLMRMMGWFYGVVALSLVGRAVMTIDRFGMMSLFYPGIYQNLQFISLYFIMILGNTGFILLSKERADDSLIRLASYDDLTEVLNRRTFIQQAEAEIKQLAGKSEPVSFILFDIDEYKTINDTYGHDVGDQVLKYMSKLVQDNLGTRGFLGRYGGDEFAILLPGHQGIEAEKIAEQLRTSISRSRLTGFSLKFTVSMGLVTVRATADTRVNRLYLLSDQALYEAKRGGRNRIVCSKSS; from the coding sequence ATGACAACCGTATTTATCTCTATTGTAATTGGTAATTTATTTACTGTGATCCTGGTCAGCGCATACCGTCATAAGCATATGAAGGATATCGCGGTGAACTGGTTCTTTGTCTCCCGATGCCTGCAGTCCCTTGCCTGGGGCACGCTGATCTTCCGGAATTTTCTCCCGGGTGGCGTGTCGATTCCGCTGATGAATTCCATTTTGTTTGTGGGCTCCGCCTTCGAGGCGATTGCCCTGCTCCTGGTTCAGGGCGCATTCAGCAGGAGAGTGAAGAAATTCTATTTCTGGTTGACGCTCCTGTATATTGTGGGATTTACGGGAATTTACTACTTCTATAATCATGAGAATGTCCGCATAGTGTATGCTTCGCTCTGCACATCGGCGCTGATTGTATATCCCGCCTATGGAATGATTACGAAGCGTTCAGCCTCCACGCTGATGAGAATGATGGGCTGGTTCTATGGAGTTGTAGCCCTGTCGCTGGTGGGTAGGGCGGTGATGACGATAGACAGGTTCGGGATGATGAGCCTGTTCTATCCGGGCATCTACCAGAATCTTCAGTTCATCTCTCTATATTTCATTATGATTCTCGGTAATACGGGATTCATTCTGCTCTCCAAGGAGCGGGCGGATGATAGTCTGATCCGTCTTGCAAGCTACGATGATCTCACCGAGGTGCTTAACCGGAGAACGTTCATCCAGCAGGCGGAGGCCGAAATTAAGCAGTTAGCCGGTAAAAGTGAGCCTGTATCCTTCATATTGTTCGACATCGATGAGTACAAGACCATTAATGATACCTATGGGCATGACGTGGGAGACCAGGTGCTGAAGTACATGAGCAAGCTTGTACAGGACAACCTGGGAACCAGGGGCTTCCTTGGACGCTACGGCGGTGATGAGTTCGCCATTCTTCTCCCGGGTCACCAAGGGATTGAAGCTGAGAAGATAGCCGAGCAGCTGCGTACAAGTATCAGCCGATCCCGCTTAACAGGCTTTTCGCTGAAATTCACAGTAAGTATGGGGCTTGTAACGGTTCGGGCCACTGCGGATACACGGGTTAACCGGTTGTATCTGCTTAGTGATCAGGCTCTATATGAGGCCAAGCGGGGCGGACGCAACCGGATCGTTTGCAGCAAATCAAGCTAG
- a CDS encoding NADH:flavin oxidoreductase/NADH oxidase, with protein MTTSLFTPYSIKDLQLKNRIVMAPMCQYSVTAKDGIPNDWHYVHYVTRAVGGTGLIIIEMTDVEPDGRITDYDLGIWSDEHIPAFARIVQGIHDNGAKVGIQIAHAGRKAEDAAEPVAPSAIKFPGDEYTMPRALTTSEVQERVQLFADAARRAVKAGVDTIELHGAHGYLIHQFQSPLTNKREDIYGQELSRFGVEVIQAVKKEMPAGMPLIFRISAVEYADGGYDIDHAIELSKAYTAAGVDLIHVSSGGEGPAGARKPGNYPGYQVAFARQIRDALKVPVIAVGMLEDPALAEYVVGNEDADLIAIARGLLRDPYWATHAAVAKQRGDHDRHIPEPYTRAY; from the coding sequence ATGACAACTTCACTATTTACCCCGTATAGCATCAAGGATCTGCAGCTTAAGAACCGGATTGTAATGGCGCCGATGTGCCAGTACTCTGTGACGGCTAAGGACGGGATTCCGAATGATTGGCATTATGTCCACTATGTAACCCGGGCTGTGGGAGGGACGGGCCTGATCATTATTGAAATGACGGATGTGGAGCCGGATGGCCGAATCACAGATTATGATCTCGGCATCTGGTCGGATGAACACATTCCGGCATTTGCCCGCATCGTTCAAGGTATTCACGACAATGGCGCCAAAGTGGGAATCCAGATTGCCCATGCGGGCCGCAAGGCGGAGGATGCAGCGGAGCCCGTGGCTCCTTCAGCCATCAAGTTCCCGGGAGATGAGTACACAATGCCTCGCGCACTGACAACGAGCGAGGTACAGGAACGTGTACAGCTATTCGCAGATGCGGCACGCCGCGCGGTGAAGGCCGGGGTGGACACGATTGAGCTGCATGGTGCGCATGGATATCTGATCCACCAATTTCAATCGCCCCTTACGAACAAGCGGGAGGATATCTATGGTCAGGAACTTTCAAGATTCGGAGTCGAGGTCATTCAGGCTGTCAAGAAAGAGATGCCTGCCGGGATGCCTCTGATCTTCAGAATCTCTGCGGTGGAGTATGCCGATGGAGGTTATGACATTGACCATGCGATTGAGCTGTCAAAGGCCTATACGGCGGCGGGAGTAGACCTTATCCATGTGAGTTCAGGTGGAGAGGGCCCTGCCGGAGCAAGGAAGCCGGGCAATTACCCAGGATACCAGGTCGCGTTCGCACGGCAGATCCGGGATGCGCTGAAGGTGCCGGTTATTGCGGTAGGGATGCTTGAAGATCCTGCACTGGCTGAATATGTGGTGGGCAACGAGGATGCGGATCTCATAGCCATTGCGAGAGGCTTGCTCCGTGATCCTTATTGGGCGACCCACGCAGCCGTAGCGAAGCAGCGGGGCGATCACGACCGTCATATTCCTGAGCCGTACACACGCGCGTACTAA
- a CDS encoding winged helix-turn-helix transcriptional regulator, whose protein sequence is MRSRKTGYGETCPNKEGCPVEYTLDVIGGKWKGVLLYHLIDGTKRFNEFRKICPDITQRMLTLQLRELEHDGIVHREVYHQVPPKVEYSLTDFGRTLEPIILSMKQWGETYRTKTSSEEEPQASV, encoded by the coding sequence ATGAGAAGCCGTAAGACTGGTTATGGGGAGACCTGTCCTAACAAGGAGGGCTGTCCTGTTGAATATACACTGGATGTAATTGGCGGCAAATGGAAGGGCGTGCTGCTGTATCATTTGATTGACGGGACCAAGCGGTTCAATGAATTCCGCAAAATATGTCCGGATATCACGCAGCGTATGCTGACCCTGCAGCTCAGAGAGCTTGAACATGACGGCATTGTTCACCGCGAGGTCTACCATCAGGTGCCTCCCAAGGTGGAGTATTCGCTTACCGATTTCGGACGCACACTGGAGCCCATTATTTTGAGTATGAAGCAGTGGGGCGAGACTTATAGGACGAAGACGTCAAGCGAAGAGGAGCCGCAAGCTAGTGTGTAG